A single region of the Pyricularia oryzae 70-15 chromosome 4, whole genome shotgun sequence genome encodes:
- a CDS encoding chalcone synthase, protein MDDLFRNSAGVDLATEACRKALEEWGGDAATEITHTVAVTCTNQGNPGYDLMVAQRLGLGAGVDRTLLSGVGCAGGLAILRCAAQLATGAAARGRPARVLCFACEVCTPGMRRELAEADACGDEPAGVSIAGALFADGAAAFVLCNELGMPEKQSNGAGKRPPLLQLLEWDNAVIPDTVQHLASYVNPLGFHTILTRDVPRLAVKAVRPMLESLLQLPYLREQIGSSAEGLGAVDLDWALHPGGQAIISGVQTTLNLTDHQLRATKQIYRTRGNSSSSAVLAVLDLLRGMGKGRDHIVAASFGPGVAIEMAIFRRCR, encoded by the coding sequence ATGGACGACCTCTTTCGCAACTCTGCCGGCGTCGACCTGGCCACGGAGGCGTGCCGTAAGGCCTTGGAAGAATGGGGCGGCGACGCAGCCACCGAAATCACCCACACCGTGGCCGTGACGTGCACGAACCAGGGAAACCCGGGATATGACCTCATGGTGGCGCAGCGGCTGGGCCTGGGAGCGGGGGTGGACCGCACGCTGCTCAGCGGCGTCGGCTGCGCAGGCGGGCTGGCGATCCTCCGGTGCGCGGCACAGCTGGCTACGGGTGCTGCGGCTAGAGGCAGGCCAGCGAGGGTCTTGTGCTTTGCGTGCGAGGTGTGCACGCCTGGCATGCGCCgcgagctggccgaggccgacgcgTGTGGTGACGAACCGGCTGGTGTGAGCATTGCCGGGGCGCTTTTTGCTGACGGCGCAGCGGCGTTTGTGTTGTGCAACGAACTTGGCATGCCGGAGAAGCAGAGCAATGGGGCCGGGAAGAGACCACCGCTCCTGCAGCTCCTTGAATGGGACAACGCCGTCATTCCAGACACGGTGCAGCACCTGGCAAGCTACGTCAACCCGCTCGGCTTCCATACCATACTCACGCGGGACGTGCCACGCCTGGCAGTCAAGGCAGTTAGACCCATGCTTGAGTCACTTCTACAGCTGCCGTATCTCCGTGAACAGATCGGTTCCTCAGCTGAAGGTCTCGGGGCGGTGGACCTCGACTGGGCgctgcatcctggtggtcaGGCCATCATTTCTGGCGTTCAGACCACCCTGAACCTGACTGACCACCAGCTGCGTGCTACCAAGCAGATATACCGCACCAGGGGCAACTCGTCCAGCTCTGCCGTCTTGGCAGTTCTTGATCTGCTGCGTGGTATGGGGAAGGGCAGGGACCATATTGTTGCCGCTTCTTTTGGGCCGGGGGTCGCGATCGAGATGGCAATTTTTAGGAGATGTCGCTGA
- a CDS encoding forkhead box protein J2 — protein sequence MSPSKRSSVKRGAIKREATADHTDDMSPTRPAKKRRRQAPAGSDASGLKLTTADEHSSEPDLAEEPDSSALADTSGIDLHDATEVANRVSSCLKLPQKPKESLRVSIDHANSSQHYVTRSVKAFAQILGHDWTYFVTHTTINIGRVPSDHSIKQPPEDSEDHVHIDLGPTKTYSRLTARIRFENSWTLEVKAKSGILLDDVFLGPGSMVDLTSGRVISVGDVEMIFILPLESAPLRIHPTYLERAGLGGNEFALPVGAEGKQEVLEDSLHATSTTNLPRPSSSRVPLPRGQPQPQPQPQPQAIAPAPPDYRRPGTPPSVRSRAGGRGPKSSPSKEAGTLLMHPSDVDLAADENQHIKPQYSYAQLITQAIMNTPDGKLNLSGIYNFITQNYSYYRSQSSAGWQNSIRHNLSLNKAFEKIARSTDEPGKGMKWTLVSEAREEMIKNAFKGGRGGHRGSSNPSSPSQLNYVNQGPREMAARDGAPSARKRRVSPSGSPQPRSALRDLQTPIRGSSRRLLPDEPGMGGDGSPLPRIRALGTPKLLPPHMPSRALSIPKSHTDVSDVATDDDHVPRSPTLTSSYGQDESGLSFVTPAPHRVNLRLAPPSTAQRPSQHMPTSSPAPFWRYADIGSTPMRPGALDFSPSRNRLDPVPQSSSPPNKSPDQSPTRRARPSSRDHIKEEQREDPEPLEPVNGKRPGSGQALPPDNDEDDEADGGFDLTKGFQSIGSYHAPVGLGFQVLPASGNR from the exons ATGTCGCCGTCGAAGCGATCCTCGGTCAAACGGGGTGCGATAAAGCGCGAGGCTACTGCCGACCACACCGACGACATGTCGCCGACGCGGCCTGCCAAGAAGCGCAGGAGACAAGCTCCCGCCGGCTCTGATGCCTCCGGTCTCAAGCTTACTACCGCAGATGAACACTCGTCCGAGCCCGACCTTGCCGAGGAGCCCGACTCGAGCGCCCTGGCCGACACATCCGGCATCGACCTCCACGACGCCACCGAAGTTGCGAACCGCGTCTCGAGCTGCCTGAAGCTGCCCCAGAAGCCCAAGGAGTCCCTTCGGGTGAGCATAGACCACGCAAACTCTTCGCAACACTACGTCACGCGCAGCGTCAAGGCCTTTGCGCAGATTCTCGGCCACGACTGGACCTACTTTGTCACCCACACCACCATCAACATCGGCCGCGTCCCGTCAGATCATTCGATCAAGCAGCCGCCAGAGGACAGCGAAGACCACGTTCACATCGACCTGGGGCCGACCAAGACGTACTCACGGCTGACCGCGCGCATCCGGTTCGAAAACTCGTGGACCTTGGAGGTCAAGGCCAAGAGCGGCATATTGTTGGACGATGTATTCCTGGGACCTGGAAGCATGGTAGATCTCACGAGCGGCAGGGTGATCAGCGTTGGTGACGTCGAGATGATCTTTATATTACCGCTTGAGAGCGCCCCTCTGCGCATACATCCAACGTATCTAGAACGCGCTGGCCTGGGTGGCAACGAGTTTGCGCTCCCAGTAGGGGCGGAAGGGAAGCAAGAGGTTTTAGAGGACTCTCTTCATGCAACCTCGACTACGAACCTGCCCAGGCCTTCGAGCAGTCGTGTCCCGCTCCCGCGGGGACAGCCCCAGCCCCAGCCCCAGCCCCAGCCGCAGGCCATCGCACCTGCACCTCCTGACTATAGGCGTCCTGGTACGCCGCCATCAGTTCGGAGTCGGGCCGGTGGCCGTGGGCCAAAGTCTTCACCGTCCAAGGAAGCCGGCACCTTGTTGATGCACCCCAGTGATGTTGATCTGGCAGCGGACGAGAATCAGCACATCAAACCGCAATATAGCTATGCGCAGCTCATCACCCAAGCAATCATGAACACGCCAGATGGAAAGCTCAACTTGAGCGGCATTTACAACTTCATCACACAAAACTATTCGTACTACAGGAGTCAATCCAGTGCGGGCTGGCAG AACAGCATCAGGCACAACCTATCACTGAACAAAGCTTTCGAAAAGATTGCGAGGTCTACCGATGAGCCAGGCAAGGGAATGAAATGGACACTAGTATCAGAGGCCAGGGAAGAAATGATCAAGAACGCCTTCAAGGGCGGAAGGGGTGGTCATCGGGGCTCTTCAAATCCTTCTTCTCCCAGTCAGCTGAACTATGTCAACCAAGGGCCCAGAGAAATGGCGGCTAGGGACGGCGCACCATCAGCAAGGAAACGAAGGGTCTCTCCATCCGGCTCGCCACAACCCCGCTCAGCACTACGAGACCTCCAGACCCCGATCCGTGGAAGCTCCCGACGGCTACTACCCGACGAACCAGGCATGGGCGGAGACGGCAGCCCGCTGCCGCGCATCCGTGCGCTTGGTACGCCCAAGCTGCTCCCACCCCACATGCCCTCGCGAGCATTGTCCATCCCCAAATCGCACACGGACGTTTCAGACGTTGCGACTGACGACGACCACGTCCCGCGCTCGCCCACCCTGACGAGCTCCTACGGCCAGGACGAGAGTGGGCTCTCGTTCGTCACACCCGCGCCTCACCGCGTCAACCTGAGACTGGCCCCTCCGAGCACGGCCCAGCGTCCGAGCCAGCACATGCCCACAAGCTCGCCAGCGCCCTTTTGGAGGTATGCGGACATCGGAAGCACGCCGATGCGTCCCGGTGCCCTGGACTTTAGCCCCTCGAGGAACCGCCTCGACCCCGTCCCGCAGAGCAGCAGCCCGCCGAACAAGTCTCCAGACCAGAGTCCCACGCGCAGGGCGAGGCCGTCGTCTAGGGATCATATCAAGGAGGAGCAGAGGGAGGATCCGGAGCCGCTCGAGCCTGTCAATGGCAAGCGGCCGGGGTCCGGGCAGGCGTTGCCCCCTGACAatgacgaagacgacgaagCGGATGGCGGCTTCGATCTCACTAA GGGATTCCAAAGTATCGGGTCGTACCACGCTCCCGTGGGCCTCGGCTTCCAAGTTCTTCCTGCATCTGGAAACAGGTAG
- a CDS encoding eukaryotic translation initiation factor 3 135 kDa subunit: MAEKTNGAAAPNGAADAPKSSPEQAQDVADVPVTDENGEQIPEDTVLSLTIVLPQNSEKIPIAVSPHEQVHEVRQSIIEMPNALQYSCFHLEHKGERINDFAQISEIKDIADGDEIHLVEDPYTEKEARIHLIRVRELIGAAGDRTDSVQGILPGLSVYDTVAAEARNATEVGEYEFNAGPNVKALLPKENDPQPKTVKAIQVSPWNPPPAHFRQKGHLLYLIITTNEGEQFQITGHVGGFFVNKSSNSKFDPLPRAGPKAYAAHSLLTLIEQLSPAFSKAFAELQEYTNQREPLSTFQITNAIPAAPWLVPSANSAACTHTPDITRTQESFLVSGVENTDTLRDWNEEFQSAKELPKDGVQDRVFRERLISKLFADYNDAAARGAVLVARGEVAPLNPTEGKDAQIFVYNNVFFSFGADGVGTFTSEGGDEAARVATAKDVSGVKLVNQLDIDGLYTPGTVVVDYLGKRIVGQSIVPGIFKQREPGENQIDYGAVDGKDLVATDERFVPQFQKLSKALKVKPHAVWDKEGKRHDLEGSVETKGLVGTDGRKYVLDLYRITPLDVSWQEEVEAESDAPEYPHRMTVLRPELVELFVRQKMREWVSSEVAKRGQAKKDQAAVEEKKEAKAESEEDSDSSSEEESSSDESDSEESSSDEDEEEEKKPKKKSVPKKAAKKEEVKEEKKDEKEASSDRIDVSDFSFTLNPDVFSGQVPQTDAEKEAMAADEKDVRDACEYLRKTAIPDLLNDLRESEISFPMDGQSLSRLLHKRGINLRYLGQIATASDGPRLQCLKEVSVREMIARGFKHVAAKHLRYLPLPLTSSCISHLLNCLLGTAFNAKPTAEIDPSIRSLYDDADLAFENVTPEILRTAIQEEVARRFRYTLASDWYNNLPHLHMLREVCLKLGIQMQHKEFIFTAEGAASQPAPVPVTNGNGNAPAEGSKKNKKKKKAARDTSPDSVTSSSTIPHTFVPDDIINVVPIVKDSSPRSVLAEEALEAGRISILQNQRKIGQELLLESLSLHEQIYGILHPEVARVYHSLAMLYFQLEEKDAAVELARKAVIVAERTIGVDSQETLLDYLNLSLFLYQLGDSKQALEFTKHALNMWKIIYGPDHPDMITTINNAAVMLQQLKEYHESRRWFEEALRICEVVFGRQSVNSATLLFQLAQALALDQEPKAAVVKMKESYNIFLAELGPEDKNTKEAEGWLEQLTTNAVSIAKHAKDVEERRLRAGIRFTPRAGAIGSTSTAANKVAKSEIERPAAASSMDSRSIDELLKFIEGTDKQKKPAAKKRTGRANPKRRGAEPVSTKA; encoded by the exons ATGGCTGAAAAGACGAACGGTGCTGCTGCACCTAATGGAG CTGCCGATGCGCCCAAGTCGAGTCCAGAACAGGCACAGGATGTCGCTGATGTTCCCGTCACCGACGAAAATGGCGAGCAGATTCCAGAGG ACACCGTCCTTTCTCTGACCATAGTTCTCCCTCAAAACTCCGAGAAGATACCCATTGCTGTCTCCCCCCACGAGCAAGTGCATGAAGTCAGACAGTCCATTATTGAGATGCCCAACGCCTTGCAATACTCGTGCTTTCACCTGGAACACAAGGGCGAGCGCATCAACGACTTTGCTCAAATATCTGAGATCAAAGACATTGCCGACGGTGACGAAATTCATCTTGTCGAGGACCCCTACACCGAGAAGGAGGCGCGGATTCACCTGATCAGGGTTCGTGAGTTGATCGGCGCCGCCGGAGACCGGACTGATTCTGTTCAGGGCATCCTCCCAGGCCTCTCGGTCTATGACACTGTCGCTGCCGAAGCCCGCAACGCTACTGAGGTAGGAGAATACGAGTTCAATGCTGGACCGAACGTCAAAGCCCTTCTACCAAAGGAGAACGACCCCCAGCCCAAAACTGTCAAGGCCATTCAGGTTTCGCCATGGAACCCCCCGCCAGCACACTTCAGGCAGAAGGGTCACTTGCTTTATCTCATCATCACGACCAACGAAGGCGAGCAGTTCCAGATCACTGGACATGTTGGTGGATTCTTTGTCAACAAATCTTCAAACAGCAAATTCGACCCGTTACCTCGTGCGGGACCCAAGGCATACGCTGCACACTCGCTCCTGACCCTGATAGAGCAACTTTCGCCCGCTTTCTCCAAGGcctttgctgagcttcaggaGTACACCAACCAAAGGGAACCCCTTTCTACCTTCCAAATCACCAACGCAATCCCTGCTGCTCCTTGGCTGGTACCATCTGCCAACTCAGCTGCCTGCACACACACCCCCGATATCACCAGAACTCAGGAGTCTTTCCTCGTCTCTGGTGTGGAGAACACCGACACCTTGAGGGACTGGAACGAGGAGTTCCAGTCCGCAAAGGAGTTGCCTAAGGACGGTGTGCAGGACCGTGTTTTCAGGGAACGCTTGATCTCTAAGCTGTTCGCTGATTACAACGACGCTGCTGCTCGGGGCGCCGTTCTCGTTGCCCGTGGCGAGGTTGCACCCCTGAACCCGACTGAGGGCAAGGACGCACAGATCTTTGTTTACAACAACGTCTTCTTCTCGTTCGGCGCAGACGGTGTCGGTACGTTCACTTCCGAGGGTGGCGATGAAGCAGCGCGGGTCGCTACTGCCAAGGATGTTTCTGGTGTCAAATTGGTGAACCAGCTGGACATTGACGGCCTGTACACCCCCGGAACCGTGGTCGTTGACTACCTCGGAAAGCGTATTGTCGGCCAGAGTATCGTTCCCGGTATCTTTAAGCAGAGGGAGCCTGGTGAGAACCAGATCGACTACGGCGCAGTTGACGGCAAGGACCTCGTCGCAACCGATGAGCGCTTTGTTCCTCAGTTCCAGAAGCTCTCAAAGGCCCTGAAGGTGAAGCCGCATGCCGTCTGggacaaggagggcaagcGCCACGACCTTGAGGGATCCGTTGAGACCAAGGGTCTTGTCGGAACCGATGGTCGCAAGTACGTCCTTGACCTCTACCGCATTACGCCCCTGGATGTGTCATGGCAGGAGGAGGTCGAGGCCGAGTCAGATGCTCCTGAATACCCTCACCGCATGACCGTGCTGCGCCCTGAGCTTGTGGAGCTTTTTGTAAGACAAAAGATGCGGGAGTGGGTCTCTTCAGAAGTGGCCAAGCGTGGCCAGGCTAAGAAGGACCAGGCTGCggtcgaggagaagaaggaggcaAAGGCTGAGTCTGAGGAAGATAGCGATAGCAGCAGTGAGGAGGAGAGCAGCAGTGACGAAAGCGATAGCGAGGAGAGCAGCAgtgatgaggatgaggaagaggagaagaagccgAAGAAGAAGTCAGTGCCGAAGAAGGCggccaagaaggaggaggtGAAGGAGGAAAAGAAGGATGAGAAGGAGGCAAGCAGCGATAGGATCGATGTTTCCGATTTCTCATTCACCCTCAATCCCGATGTCTTCAGTGGACAAGTCCCCCAGACCGATGCCGAGAAGGAGGCTATGGCTGCCGATGAGAAGGACGTCCGTGACGCCTGCGAGTACCTGCGCAAGACTGCCATCCCGGATCTTCTCAACGACCTTAGGGAGTCCGAGATCAGTTTCCCCATGGACGGCCAGTCTCTCAGCCGTCTGCTTCACAAGCGTGGTATCAACCTGAGGTACCTTGGCCAGATTGCCACTGCCAGCGATGGACCTCgtctgcagtgcctgaaggAGGTCAGTGTTCGCGAGATGATCGCAAGAGGTTTCAAGCACGTTGCCGCCAAGCACCTGCGCTACCTGCCTCTTCCCCTTACTTCATCGTGCATCTCACATCTCCTCAACTGCCTGCTTGGTACCGCATTCAACGCCAAGCCTACAGCAGAGATTGACCCGTCAATCAGGTCGCTGTACGACGACGCAGACCTGGCTTTTGAGAATGTGACTCCTGAGATTCTCAGGACCGCGATCCAGGAGGAAGTTGCGCGCCGCTTCCGCTACACCCTTGCTTCGGACTGGTACAATAACCTTCCCCACCTACACATGCTGCGTGAGGTCTGCCTGAAGTTGGGCATCCAGATGCAGCACAAGGAGTTCATCTTCACCGCCGAGGGTGCTGCTAGCCAGCCCGCTCCCGTTCCGGTCACCAACGGCAATGGCAACGCCCCTGCTGAGGGcagcaagaagaacaagaagaagaagaaggctgcCCGGGATACCTCTCCCGACTCGGTCACTTCTTCATCGACCATCCCGCACACTTTTGTCCCAGACGACATTATCAATGTCGTTCCCATCGTCAAGGACTCGTCTCCTCGTAGCGTTCTGGCAGAGGAGGCGCTCGAGGCTGGCAGGATCTCAATCCTTCAGAACCAGAGGAAGATCGGCCAGGAGCTTCTGCTGGAGTCTCTGTCCCTGCACGAGCAGATCTACGGCATCCTGCATCCCGAGGTTGCACGCGTGTATCACTCGCTGGCCATGTTGTACTTCCAGCTGGAGGAGAAGGATGCCGCCGTTGAGCTCGCTCGCAAGGCCGTCATCGTCGCCGAGCGAACCATCGGTGTGGACTCTCAGGAGAcgctcctggattacctcaacTTGAGCTTATTCCTTTACCAGCTGGGtgacagcaagcaagcactCGAATTCACCAAGCATGCGCTCAACATGTGGAAGATCATCTACGGTCCGGACCACCCCGACATGATCACGACCATCAACAACGCTGCCGTGATGCTCCAGCAACTCAAGGAGTACCATGAGTCGCGCAGGTGGTTCGAGGAGGCCCTGCGCATCTGCGAGGTCGTCTTCGGCAGGCAGTCGGTCAACAGTGCCACGCTGCTCTTCCAGCTGGCCCAGGCCCTGGCTCTGGACCAGGAGCCCAAGGCTGCCGTTGTCAAGATGAAGGAGAGCTACAACATTTTCCTGGCCGAGCTcggacccgaggacaagAACACCAAAGAGGCCGAGGGCTGGTTGGAGCAGCTCACCACCAACGCCGTCAGCATCGCCAAGCACGCCAAAGACGTTGAGGAGAGGCGGCTGCGCGCCGGCATCCGGTTCACACCCCGGGCTGGAGCTATCGGCTCGACCTCAACTGCGGCAAACAAGGTGGCCAAGTCGGAGATTGAGCGCCCGGCTGCTGCCTCGTCGATGGACTCGCGCAGcatcgacgagctgctcaaGTTCATCGAGGGCACTGACAAGCAAAAGAAGCCAGCGGCCAAGAAGCGAACTGGTCGTGCCAACCCTAAGCGCAGGGGTGCCGAGCCCGTGAGCACTAAGGCATAA